A part of Carettochelys insculpta isolate YL-2023 chromosome 1, ASM3395843v1, whole genome shotgun sequence genomic DNA contains:
- the TEX26 gene encoding testis-expressed protein 26 isoform X1, protein MTQWSRSLTAWLRMHMRKRLNNTGASMHPCFTPLDISNASEDSPFERTKPVMLSYIRDKIMWDPYETTMKHEYPYRAPVETMGVRPRTAKGHVTPYQLGDPFRFNTYREEFCWKPYSKAEPIITGSSSGTRRNNPHPSQSFLVWRLPREEKPQSSKRLSPWTQPISKQEAEEAIRAKFSSTYKGDYLGLPQGFQIKNTIPVPPHWKKITPEPPTTEFRHHYQVPGHIRDFMDFSWKYGCNAKRHTPAKGIVPAVTFAHILNQENIKQMTTYQRDFGKEYFNVLSILNSLDPEKVNAYIESAPKQEKAILQHFLNTVCGSQYEKFRTTSPSKKQEDKQFEHK, encoded by the exons ATG actcaatggtccaggtccctaactgcgtggctgaggatgcacatgagaaagaggttgaataacactggcgccagcatgcacccttgcttcacaccattggatatctcaaatgcatctgaggactcgccatttgaaagaacaaagccagtcatgttaTCGTACATAA GAGACAAAATAATGTGGGATCCCTATGAAACTACAATGAAACACGAATACCCGTATAGAGCACCAGTGGAGACTATGGGAGTACG TCCCAGAACAGCAAAAGGACACGTGACTCCGTACCAACTAGGTGATCCTTTTCGCTTTAATACTTACAGAGAAGAATTCTGTTGGAAACCATATTCCAAAGCAGAACCTATAATAACTGGCTCTTCATCAGGAACTAGGAGAAACAATCCTCATCCCAGTCAA AGTTTCCTGGTTTGGAGGCTGCCTCGAGAAGAAAAACCACAGTCCTCCAAGAGACTTTCACCCTGGACGCAGCCCATTTCTAAACAAGAGGCTGAAGAAGCAATCAGAGCAAAGTTCAGCTCTACATACAAAGGAGATTATTTAGGATTGCCACAGG gttttcaaattaaaaacactATTCCTGTGCCTcctcactggaaaaaaataacccccgAACCTCCAACAACTGAGTTTAGGCATCATTACCAGGTCCCAGGGCACATCCGGGACTTCATGGACTTTTCCTGGAAATATGGATGTAATGCAAAGCGTCATACTCCAGCAAAAGGAATTG TTCCTGCTGTGACATTTGCTCACATTCTGAACCAGGAAAACATTaaacagatgaccacttaccaaagaGATTTTGGGAAAGAATATTTCAATGTCTTATCAATTTTAAATTCTCTGGACCCAGAAAAAGTTAACGCTTACATTGAAAGTGCTCCTAAACAAG AGAAAGCAATTCTTCAGCATTTTCTTAACACAGTTTGTGGGAGCCAGTATGAAAAATTCAGAACGACTTCACCCTCAAAGAAACAAGAAGATAAACAGTTTGAACACAAATGA
- the TEX26 gene encoding testis-expressed protein 26 isoform X2, translating to MWDPYETTMKHEYPYRAPVETMGVRPRTAKGHVTPYQLGDPFRFNTYREEFCWKPYSKAEPIITGSSSGTRRNNPHPSQSFLVWRLPREEKPQSSKRLSPWTQPISKQEAEEAIRAKFSSTYKGDYLGLPQGFQIKNTIPVPPHWKKITPEPPTTEFRHHYQVPGHIRDFMDFSWKYGCNAKRHTPAKGIVPAVTFAHILNQENIKQMTTYQRDFGKEYFNVLSILNSLDPEKVNAYIESAPKQEKAILQHFLNTVCGSQYEKFRTTSPSKKQEDKQFEHK from the exons ATGTGGGATCCCTATGAAACTACAATGAAACACGAATACCCGTATAGAGCACCAGTGGAGACTATGGGAGTACG TCCCAGAACAGCAAAAGGACACGTGACTCCGTACCAACTAGGTGATCCTTTTCGCTTTAATACTTACAGAGAAGAATTCTGTTGGAAACCATATTCCAAAGCAGAACCTATAATAACTGGCTCTTCATCAGGAACTAGGAGAAACAATCCTCATCCCAGTCAA AGTTTCCTGGTTTGGAGGCTGCCTCGAGAAGAAAAACCACAGTCCTCCAAGAGACTTTCACCCTGGACGCAGCCCATTTCTAAACAAGAGGCTGAAGAAGCAATCAGAGCAAAGTTCAGCTCTACATACAAAGGAGATTATTTAGGATTGCCACAGG gttttcaaattaaaaacactATTCCTGTGCCTcctcactggaaaaaaataacccccgAACCTCCAACAACTGAGTTTAGGCATCATTACCAGGTCCCAGGGCACATCCGGGACTTCATGGACTTTTCCTGGAAATATGGATGTAATGCAAAGCGTCATACTCCAGCAAAAGGAATTG TTCCTGCTGTGACATTTGCTCACATTCTGAACCAGGAAAACATTaaacagatgaccacttaccaaagaGATTTTGGGAAAGAATATTTCAATGTCTTATCAATTTTAAATTCTCTGGACCCAGAAAAAGTTAACGCTTACATTGAAAGTGCTCCTAAACAAG AGAAAGCAATTCTTCAGCATTTTCTTAACACAGTTTGTGGGAGCCAGTATGAAAAATTCAGAACGACTTCACCCTCAAAGAAACAAGAAGATAAACAGTTTGAACACAAATGA